A stretch of Comamonadaceae bacterium M7527 DNA encodes these proteins:
- the nuoF gene encoding NADH-quinone oxidoreductase subunit NuoF: protein MMDLANVLAHFKASGDETCFHGRHINPQIYADLTGANWGLKDYESRGGYAALRKILGADGGEGLTQDEVIATLKESALRGRGGAGFPTGLKWSFMPRQFPGQKYLVCNSDEGEPGTCKDRDILNYNPHIVIEGMAIAAYAMGISVGYNYIHGEIFATYERFEVALEQARAAGFLGNAIMGSGFNFELHAFHGFGAYICGEETALLESLEGKKGQPRFKPPFPASYGLYGKPTTINNTETFAAVPWIIRNGGQAYLECGKPNNGGTKIFSVSGDVQRPGNYEVPLGTPFAKLLELAGGMRPGRTLKAVIPGGSSMPVLPADIMMATDMDYDSIAKAGSMLGSGAVIVMDDTRCMVKSLLRLSYFYMHESCGQCTPCREGTGWLWRMVDRIENGQGRESDLEQLNRVADGIQGRTICALGDAAAMPVRAMIKHFRHEFEHHIAHKSCMPGTGE from the coding sequence ATGATGGATTTGGCCAACGTGTTGGCACATTTCAAAGCCAGTGGTGACGAGACCTGTTTTCACGGTCGCCATATCAATCCGCAAATCTACGCCGACTTGACCGGTGCCAATTGGGGCCTCAAAGACTACGAGTCGCGAGGTGGCTATGCGGCTTTGCGTAAAATTCTGGGCGCCGACGGTGGCGAAGGTCTCACGCAAGACGAAGTCATCGCGACCTTGAAAGAGTCTGCCCTGCGTGGACGTGGTGGTGCAGGCTTTCCAACGGGTTTGAAGTGGAGCTTCATGCCCCGCCAGTTCCCCGGCCAAAAGTATTTGGTGTGCAACTCAGACGAGGGTGAGCCCGGTACTTGCAAAGACCGTGACATTCTCAATTACAACCCACACATAGTCATTGAAGGCATGGCCATTGCCGCTTATGCCATGGGCATTAGCGTGGGTTACAACTACATTCACGGCGAGATTTTTGCCACCTACGAGCGCTTTGAAGTCGCCCTCGAACAAGCCCGTGCAGCAGGCTTTTTGGGCAACGCCATCATGGGCTCTGGCTTTAACTTTGAGCTGCATGCCTTCCACGGTTTCGGTGCCTACATTTGCGGCGAAGAAACCGCCTTGCTGGAGTCACTTGAGGGCAAAAAAGGCCAGCCGCGCTTCAAGCCGCCATTCCCAGCCAGCTACGGTTTGTACGGCAAGCCCACCACCATTAACAACACCGAAACATTTGCGGCTGTGCCGTGGATTATTCGCAATGGCGGGCAAGCCTATCTGGAGTGCGGCAAGCCCAACAACGGCGGCACCAAGATTTTCTCTGTCAGTGGAGATGTGCAGCGCCCGGGCAACTACGAAGTGCCGCTGGGCACACCGTTTGCCAAGCTGCTTGAGCTCGCCGGTGGTATGCGCCCAGGGCGCACGTTAAAAGCGGTGATTCCAGGTGGCTCATCAATGCCAGTGTTGCCTGCCGACATCATGATGGCCACGGACATGGACTACGACTCCATCGCCAAGGCGGGCTCTATGCTGGGCTCAGGTGCTGTCATCGTGATGGACGACACGCGCTGCATGGTCAAGAGCTTGTTGCGCTTGTCTTACTTTTACATGCACGAAAGCTGTGGTCAATGCACACCTTGCCGCGAAGGCACGGGTTGGTTGTGGCGCATGGTTGATCGCATAGAAAACGGTCAAGGCCGCGAGAGCGACCTGGAACAACTCAATCGCGTGGCTGACGGGATTCAGGGTCGCACCATTTGCGCCCTGGGCGATGCGGCGGCCATGCCGGTTCGCGCCATGATCAAGCACTTCCGCCACGAGTTTGAGCACCACATTGCCCACAAGTCCTGCATGCCAGGTACTGGCGAGTAA